The following are encoded together in the Coregonus clupeaformis isolate EN_2021a chromosome 24, ASM2061545v1, whole genome shotgun sequence genome:
- the plp2b gene encoding proteolipid protein 2b produces MADTEASVAAGCLEKLKGYVKTRKGTILAAEILISFIILICYAASLYGGYSAVAICEMVFASIFFGVFMMEMDKSFHVVNWVWSDFIRATIGAALYLITSLICVIGGAGDGARIAGGVFGLLAGILFAYDAYTIFLVLKSTRQHTAASTDDRV; encoded by the exons ATGGCTGATACAGAGGCCAGTGTCGCTGCAGGCTGCCTGGAGAAGCTGAAGGGCTACGTGAAGACCCGAAAAGGAACTATTCTTGCTGCAGAAATA CTCATCAGTTTTATCATCCTAATCTGCTATGCTGCGTCATTGTATGGAGGTTATTCTGCCGTGGCCATCTGTGAGATGGTGTTCGCCAGCATCTTCTTTGGTGTCTTCATGATGGAAATGGACAAGTCCTTCCATGTGGTCAACTGGGTCTGGAGT GATTTTATCCGTGCTACTATTGGTGCAGCCCTGTACCTTATCACCTCTCTGATCTGTGTGATTGGTGGAGCAGGGGACGGCGCCCGTATTGCAGGAGGG GTGTTTGGCCTGCTGGCTGGGATCCTGTTTGCCTATGATGCCTACACCATCTTTCTGGTTCTCAAGAGCACCAGGCAGCACACAGCAGCGTCCACTG ACGACAGAGTTTAA